One stretch of Sphingomonas rosea DNA includes these proteins:
- a CDS encoding citrate synthase — MSNANLKLGEKSLDMPVLSGTVGPDVIDIRKLYAQTDAFTYDPGFTSTASCQSAITYIDGEQGILLHRGYPIDQLAEQSSFMEVAALLLHGELPTKDELDKFTHTISRHTMVHEQLAQFFRGFRRDAHPMAIMCGVVGALSSFYHDSTDITDPKQREIASHRLIAKMPTIAAMAHKYSIGQPFLYPDNTLSYTGNFLRMTFGVPAEEYVVNPIVEKAMDRIFILHADHEQNASTSTVRLAGSSGANPFACMAAGIACLWGPAHGGANEAALNMLREIGHTSRIPEYIARAKDKEDPFRLMGFGHRVYKNFDPRAKVMKQTADEVLKELNISDPVLDVAKELERIALSDDYFIEKKLYPNVDFYSGVILNAIGFPTEMFTALFALARTVGWVAQWNEMIADPEQKIGRPRQLYTGSPQRDYVPVGQR; from the coding sequence ATGTCGAATGCCAATCTGAAGCTGGGCGAGAAGAGCCTCGACATGCCGGTGCTGAGCGGCACGGTCGGCCCGGACGTCATCGACATCCGCAAGCTCTACGCGCAGACCGACGCCTTCACCTACGATCCGGGCTTCACCTCGACCGCGAGCTGCCAGAGCGCGATCACCTACATCGACGGTGAGCAGGGCATCCTGCTGCACCGCGGTTATCCGATCGACCAGCTGGCCGAGCAGTCAAGCTTCATGGAAGTCGCCGCCCTGCTGCTGCACGGCGAGCTTCCGACCAAGGACGAGCTCGACAAGTTCACCCACACGATCAGCCGCCACACGATGGTGCACGAGCAGCTGGCGCAGTTCTTCCGCGGCTTCCGCCGTGACGCCCACCCGATGGCGATCATGTGCGGCGTGGTCGGCGCGCTGTCGTCCTTCTATCACGACAGCACCGACATCACCGATCCCAAGCAGCGCGAGATCGCCTCGCACCGCCTGATCGCCAAGATGCCGACGATCGCGGCGATGGCGCACAAATATTCGATCGGGCAGCCGTTCCTCTATCCCGACAACACGCTGAGCTACACCGGAAACTTCCTGCGCATGACCTTCGGCGTCCCGGCCGAGGAATATGTCGTCAATCCGATCGTCGAAAAGGCGATGGACCGGATCTTCATCCTCCACGCCGACCACGAGCAGAACGCCTCGACCTCGACCGTGCGTCTCGCCGGTTCGTCGGGCGCCAACCCCTTCGCCTGCATGGCGGCGGGCATCGCCTGCCTGTGGGGCCCGGCGCATGGCGGCGCGAACGAGGCGGCGCTGAACATGCTGCGCGAGATCGGCCACACCAGCCGGATCCCGGAATATATCGCCCGCGCCAAGGACAAGGAGGATCCGTTCCGCCTGATGGGCTTCGGCCACCGCGTCTACAAGAACTTCGACCCGCGCGCGAAGGTGATGAAGCAGACCGCCGACGAGGTGCTGAAGGAGCTCAACATCTCCGATCCCGTCCTCGACGTGGCCAAGGAACTCGAGCGGATCGCGCTGTCGGACGATTATTTCATCGAGAAGAAGCTCTATCCGAACGTCGATTTCTATTCGGGCGTGATCCTGAATGCGATCGGCTTCCCGACCGAGATGTTCACTGCCCTCTTCGCGCTTGCCCGCACCGTCGGCTGGGTCGCGCAGTGGAACGAGATGATCGCCGATCCCGAGCAGAAGATCGGCCGCCCGCGCCAGCTCTACACGGGTTCGCCGCAGCGCGACTACGTGCCGGTCGGCCAGCGCTAA
- a CDS encoding HAMP domain-containing sensor histidine kinase codes for MASLPVQPPIGARVDREGRLTAADAPLLALQQEAGAALGQVLAVPQLAAVARLAARLGVSITRPVLAASNQEDIDLVVRADPDPDGVSLTVERWTARVPARPRWSGVVAGPGESEERAAAEDVQTDSALRVLAISPGLARRLDLDPAEYTGQPLMRLLRPVEDDYGNLPLVEAFSERAAFRRLPASHRGGEQRLLLDGQPRFEDERFLGYSISVAAEGGAADLAPLPPLDDLLREPLSSIIGQAQEIADRSQGPLRTDYAGYGADIASAAGHLLELLTALGRQAGAEGGGVAPGEEVDLTELVLDAASLVQAQASTRGVVLDVGGVGYLSAIGHPRAITQILVNLIGNAARYSPEGGTVVITLADEGVASVTVSDSGPGVAPADRIRIFERFEQAEPGQGGAGLGLAISRRLARDMGGEVELLDTAAGASFRLTLPRA; via the coding sequence ATGGCTAGCCTCCCCGTCCAGCCGCCGATCGGCGCGCGGGTCGACCGCGAGGGCCGGCTGACCGCCGCCGACGCGCCGCTGCTCGCGCTCCAGCAGGAAGCGGGCGCGGCGCTCGGCCAGGTCCTCGCGGTCCCGCAACTCGCGGCGGTCGCCCGCCTCGCCGCGCGGCTCGGCGTGTCGATCACCCGCCCGGTGCTCGCCGCCAGCAACCAGGAAGACATCGACCTCGTCGTCCGTGCCGATCCCGATCCCGACGGCGTCAGCCTGACCGTCGAGCGCTGGACCGCGCGCGTGCCCGCCCGGCCGCGCTGGTCGGGCGTGGTCGCGGGTCCGGGCGAGAGCGAGGAACGCGCCGCCGCCGAGGACGTCCAGACCGATTCGGCCCTGCGCGTCCTGGCGATCAGCCCGGGCCTTGCCCGCCGGCTCGACCTCGACCCCGCCGAATATACCGGCCAGCCCCTGATGCGCCTCCTCCGCCCGGTCGAGGACGATTACGGCAACCTCCCGCTGGTCGAGGCCTTTTCCGAGCGCGCCGCCTTCCGCCGCCTTCCCGCGAGCCATCGCGGCGGCGAGCAGCGCCTGCTCCTCGACGGCCAGCCGCGGTTCGAGGACGAGCGTTTCCTCGGCTATTCGATCAGCGTCGCGGCCGAGGGGGGCGCGGCCGATCTCGCCCCACTGCCGCCGCTCGACGACCTGCTGCGCGAGCCTTTGTCCTCGATCATCGGCCAGGCGCAGGAAATCGCCGACCGCAGCCAGGGGCCGCTTCGCACCGATTATGCCGGCTACGGCGCCGACATCGCCTCGGCGGCGGGCCATCTCCTCGAGCTGCTGACTGCGCTCGGCCGGCAGGCGGGGGCGGAGGGCGGCGGCGTGGCGCCCGGCGAGGAAGTCGATCTCACCGAACTTGTCCTCGACGCCGCCTCCTTGGTGCAGGCGCAGGCCAGCACGCGCGGCGTGGTGCTCGACGTGGGCGGGGTCGGCTATCTGTCCGCGATCGGCCACCCGCGCGCGATCACGCAGATCCTCGTCAACCTGATCGGCAACGCCGCGCGTTATTCGCCCGAGGGCGGGACCGTGGTCATCACGCTTGCCGACGAGGGCGTCGCCAGCGTCACCGTCAGCGACAGTGGCCCGGGCGTCGCGCCCGCCGACCGGATCCGCATCTTCGAACGGTTCGAACAGGCCGAGCCGGGGCAGGGGGGCGCAGGCCTCGGCCTCGCCATCTCGCGCCGGCTCGCCCGCGACATGGGCGGCGAGGTCGAACTGCTCGACACCGCGGCCGGGGCAAGCTTCCGCCTGACCCTGCCGCGGGCCTGA
- a CDS encoding DUF1467 family protein has protein sequence MKPASALAIYFLFFTFTAFLLLPFGVRTDEEVGAAKVAGQADSAPHRFDLKRHLVRSGIVSLALFALFYANYVFGWIEIGDLDFYN, from the coding sequence GTGAAGCCGGCGTCCGCGCTCGCTATCTACTTCCTGTTCTTCACCTTCACGGCGTTCCTGCTGCTCCCGTTCGGCGTTCGCACCGACGAGGAAGTGGGCGCCGCCAAGGTCGCGGGGCAGGCCGACAGCGCGCCGCACCGTTTCGACCTCAAGCGGCACCTCGTCCGCTCGGGCATCGTCTCGCTGGCGCTGTTCGCGCTGTTCTACGCCAATTACGTCTTCGGCTGGATCGAGATCGGCGACCTCGACTTCTACAACTAG
- a CDS encoding ribonuclease J, with product MKSSNELLFLALGGSGEIGMNVNLYGCEGKWLMVDCGMTFGEADYPGIDLVLPDLDFIERRRRDLVGLVLTHGHEDHIGALPYLAADLKVPLYATPFTAGLIAHKLEEEGLTGQVPLKLIRPGDVLDLGPFRVTPVPLAHSIPEANALLIETSLGRIFHTGDWKIDPTPVLGNPTSPEKLRAIGDLGIDVMVCDSTNAFTEVASGSEASVFDGLLDTVEAAPGRVLVTTFASNAARLHTIGRVAEESGRRVAVAGRSIERYIKVAKATGYLTDFPETVRYDEAMRLPRKELLVVATGGQGEPRAALGRIAAGQHELKLGESDTVIFSSRQIPGNETAVGRVMNQLAELGVRTVTERQAHVHVSGHPGRPELVQMYDWIRPKLLIPVHGEQRHMLEQARLGLANGVPSALVQKNGDLIRLAPGNPRKLGEERVGRLVLDGDVILPADGNTINERRRLAFQGVIAVSIVIGSGGRVAADPVVRPVGLPVEADLEDFLRDCTETAARAVEPGRDPEKLKEDVRLAVRRCATLWTGKKPTVEVLVTRL from the coding sequence GTGAAATCCAGCAACGAACTTCTCTTCCTCGCGCTCGGCGGTTCGGGCGAGATCGGCATGAACGTCAATCTCTACGGCTGCGAGGGCAAGTGGCTGATGGTCGATTGCGGCATGACCTTCGGCGAGGCCGATTACCCCGGCATCGACCTCGTCCTGCCCGACCTCGACTTCATCGAGCGCCGCCGCCGCGACCTCGTCGGCCTCGTCCTGACCCACGGCCACGAGGACCATATCGGCGCGCTGCCCTATCTCGCCGCGGACTTGAAGGTCCCGCTCTACGCGACGCCCTTCACCGCCGGCCTCATCGCCCACAAGCTCGAGGAAGAGGGGCTGACCGGCCAGGTGCCGCTGAAGCTCATCCGTCCGGGTGACGTGCTCGACCTCGGGCCGTTCCGCGTCACGCCCGTGCCGCTCGCCCACTCGATCCCCGAAGCCAATGCGCTGCTGATCGAGACCTCGCTCGGCCGCATCTTCCACACCGGCGACTGGAAGATCGACCCCACGCCCGTGCTCGGCAACCCGACCAGCCCCGAGAAGCTGCGCGCGATCGGCGACCTCGGCATCGATGTCATGGTCTGCGATTCGACCAACGCCTTCACCGAGGTCGCCTCGGGGTCGGAAGCGTCGGTGTTCGACGGCCTGCTCGATACGGTCGAGGCGGCCCCCGGCCGGGTCCTCGTCACCACCTTCGCGTCGAACGCCGCCCGGCTCCACACCATCGGCCGCGTCGCCGAGGAGAGCGGTCGCCGGGTCGCGGTCGCGGGCCGGTCGATCGAGCGCTACATCAAGGTCGCCAAGGCCACCGGCTACCTCACCGACTTCCCCGAGACCGTCCGCTACGACGAGGCAATGCGGCTTCCGCGCAAAGAATTGCTGGTGGTGGCGACGGGCGGGCAGGGCGAGCCCCGTGCCGCGCTGGGCCGCATCGCCGCCGGTCAGCACGAACTCAAGCTCGGCGAGAGCGACACCGTCATCTTCTCCTCGCGCCAGATTCCCGGCAATGAAACTGCCGTCGGCCGCGTGATGAACCAGCTCGCCGAGCTCGGCGTCCGCACCGTGACCGAGCGCCAGGCGCACGTCCATGTCTCCGGCCATCCGGGACGCCCCGAACTGGTCCAGATGTACGATTGGATCCGTCCGAAATTGCTGATCCCGGTCCACGGCGAGCAACGCCACATGCTCGAGCAGGCCCGCCTCGGCCTTGCCAACGGCGTCCCGAGCGCGCTCGTCCAGAAGAATGGCGACCTCATCCGCCTCGCACCGGGCAATCCCAGGAAGCTCGGCGAGGAGCGCGTCGGCCGCCTCGTGCTCGACGGCGACGTCATCCTTCCCGCCGACGGCAACACGATCAATGAGCGCCGCCGCCTCGCCTTCCAGGGCGTGATCGCGGTGAGCATCGTCATCGGGTCGGGCGGCCGCGTCGCCGCCGATCCGGTGGTCCGTCCGGTCGGCCTTCCGGTCGAGGCCGATCTCGAGGACTTCCTGCGCGATTGCACCGAGACCGCCGCCCGCGCGGTCGAGCCCGGCCGCGATCCCGAGAAGCTCAAGGAAGACGTGCGCCTCGCGGTGCGCCGTTGCGCGACCCTGTGGACCGGCAAGAAGCCGACGGTCGAAGTGCTGGTGACCCGCCTGTGA
- a CDS encoding type III pantothenate kinase: MLLAIDAGNTNVVFALVDGDGKIAARWRIATDPRRTADEYAVWLHQLLSLEGYARGDVEGVMIGTVVPRALHNLQVLAQKYFKQEALVAGQGRAAWDIRLDVDEPQNVGADRALNAIAAHAAYPGDLVVIDFGTATTFDVVDYDGAYKGGIIAPGINLSLDALVAAAAKLPRIAIEAPSDPTVIGRTTNSQMLSGIYWGYVAMIEGLLARVKAEIGRPVTTIATGGLATLFQTHTRVFDRIEPDLTIQGLALLWQRTRKDRP; this comes from the coding sequence ATGCTGCTCGCCATCGACGCGGGAAACACCAATGTCGTCTTCGCTCTGGTCGATGGCGATGGAAAGATTGCCGCGCGCTGGCGGATCGCCACCGATCCCCGCCGCACTGCCGACGAATATGCCGTCTGGCTGCACCAGCTGCTCAGCCTCGAAGGCTATGCGCGCGGTGACGTCGAGGGCGTGATGATCGGCACCGTGGTCCCGCGCGCGCTCCACAACCTGCAGGTTCTTGCGCAGAAATATTTCAAGCAGGAAGCGCTGGTGGCGGGGCAGGGGCGGGCCGCCTGGGACATCCGCCTCGACGTCGACGAGCCGCAGAACGTGGGCGCCGACCGCGCGTTGAACGCCATTGCTGCGCACGCCGCCTATCCCGGCGACCTCGTCGTCATCGACTTCGGCACCGCCACCACCTTCGATGTCGTCGACTATGACGGCGCCTACAAGGGCGGAATCATCGCGCCGGGAATCAACCTCAGCCTCGACGCCCTGGTCGCTGCCGCCGCCAAGCTCCCGCGAATCGCGATCGAGGCGCCCTCCGATCCGACCGTCATTGGCCGCACGACCAACAGCCAGATGCTCAGCGGCATCTACTGGGGCTATGTCGCGATGATCGAGGGCCTGCTCGCCCGCGTGAAGGCCGAAATCGGGCGACCGGTCACCACCATCGCCACCGGCGGCCTCGCGACCCTGTTCCAGACCCACACCAGGGTCTTCGACCGAATCGAACCCGATCTCACCATTCAGGGGTTGGCGCTGCTGTGGCAGCGAACCCGCAAGGACCGACCGTGA
- a CDS encoding biotin--[acetyl-CoA-carboxylase] ligase has protein sequence MTSIPRIRFVERTGSTNSDLLAQTGAAEGEWLVAAHQDQGRGRQNRVWNSPSGNFHGSTLIRLRPGDPPAAGLALVAGLALIRAVEAAAPATGLMLKWPNDLLLGSAKLAGILLERQEDRVVAGFGVNLAQAPQIEGRATAALSTIMLISREAFAPILAASLTRELERWRTDPVASQALWLESAHPVGTPLSVHAAADEKLAGTFAGLAPDGALRLALPSGEERRIHAADVMLGTA, from the coding sequence CTGACCTCAATTCCGCGGATTCGCTTCGTCGAGCGGACCGGCTCGACCAACAGCGACCTGCTTGCGCAAACCGGGGCTGCCGAAGGCGAGTGGCTGGTCGCCGCGCACCAGGACCAGGGGCGCGGCCGCCAGAATCGCGTCTGGAACAGCCCGAGCGGCAATTTCCACGGCTCGACCCTGATCCGCCTCCGCCCCGGTGATCCGCCTGCCGCGGGCCTCGCGCTGGTCGCGGGCTTGGCACTGATCCGCGCGGTCGAGGCCGCGGCGCCGGCCACCGGGCTCATGCTAAAGTGGCCCAATGACCTTCTCCTCGGCAGCGCCAAGCTCGCGGGGATCCTCCTCGAGCGGCAGGAGGACCGCGTGGTCGCCGGCTTCGGCGTCAATCTCGCACAGGCGCCCCAGATCGAAGGCCGCGCCACCGCAGCGCTGTCGACCATCATGCTGATCAGCCGCGAAGCCTTTGCGCCCATCCTCGCCGCCTCGCTCACCCGCGAGCTCGAGCGCTGGCGCACCGATCCGGTCGCATCCCAAGCGCTGTGGCTCGAAAGCGCGCATCCGGTCGGCACCCCGCTCAGCGTTCACGCCGCCGCCGACGAGAAGCTCGCGGGCACGTTCGCCGGGCTCGCGCCCGACGGTGCGCTTCGCCTCGCCTTGCCAAGCGGCGAGGAGCGGCGCATCCACGCCGCCGACGTGATGCTCGGAACCGCCTGA
- the nuoN gene encoding NADH-quinone oxidoreductase subunit NuoN has product MNAASILPEIILGAGAIVLMMVAAFVRRAGSLTHWGAILLLLGATVALIGAPQTAGPVFDGMWAADGFAAFGKVIIFLSAAVAIVMAHNWFERDQEHGAEYAVLILLSALGASVMVSASDLMMLYVGLELQSLSAYVLASYRRHDERSAEAGLKYFVLGGLASGILLYGISLLYGFAGTTLFTGVAAAFASDSASLGLLFGLVFTLAGIAFKISAVPFHMWTPDVYEGAPTPVAAFFAAGQKAAAILLATRVCLDAMGPVTAQWQQIVIFAALASIVLGAVAAYGQNNMKRLLAYSSINNVGFALVGLGAGGREGAQAVLVYVAVYVVMTLGAFLCVLRMRDAEGRPVESLASLSGLSQTRPLLALALAMFMFSLAGIPPLFGFWPKLMVFQAAVAAGLQWVALAAAALTVVGAYYYLKVIKVMYFDAPAERYAPAKSGLESGLIFATALIISPVGYFLIGPLTAAAANAASVF; this is encoded by the coding sequence ATGAACGCCGCTTCGATCCTGCCCGAGATCATCCTCGGTGCCGGCGCCATTGTCCTGATGATGGTCGCGGCCTTCGTCCGCCGCGCCGGTTCGCTCACCCACTGGGGCGCGATTCTCCTCCTGCTCGGCGCGACCGTCGCGCTGATCGGCGCGCCGCAGACCGCCGGCCCGGTGTTCGACGGCATGTGGGCCGCCGACGGCTTCGCGGCCTTCGGCAAGGTGATCATCTTCCTCTCGGCTGCGGTCGCCATCGTGATGGCGCACAACTGGTTCGAGCGCGACCAGGAGCATGGCGCCGAATATGCGGTCCTGATCCTGCTCTCGGCGCTTGGCGCGTCGGTCATGGTCTCGGCCAGCGACCTCATGATGCTCTACGTCGGTCTCGAGCTGCAGAGCCTCTCGGCCTACGTCCTCGCCTCCTACCGCCGCCACGACGAGCGCTCGGCCGAAGCCGGCCTGAAGTACTTCGTCCTCGGCGGCCTTGCGAGCGGCATCCTGCTCTACGGCATCAGCCTGCTCTACGGCTTTGCCGGCACGACCCTCTTCACGGGCGTCGCCGCCGCCTTCGCCAGCGACAGCGCGAGCCTCGGCCTCCTGTTCGGCCTTGTCTTCACGCTCGCCGGCATCGCCTTCAAGATCTCGGCCGTGCCGTTCCACATGTGGACGCCCGACGTCTACGAGGGCGCGCCGACCCCGGTCGCGGCCTTCTTCGCCGCCGGCCAGAAGGCCGCCGCCATCCTGCTCGCCACCCGCGTCTGCCTCGATGCCATGGGCCCGGTCACCGCGCAGTGGCAGCAGATCGTGATCTTTGCGGCGCTGGCCTCGATCGTGCTCGGCGCGGTCGCCGCCTACGGCCAGAACAACATGAAGCGACTGCTCGCCTACAGCTCGATCAACAACGTCGGCTTCGCGCTGGTCGGCCTTGGCGCCGGTGGCCGCGAGGGCGCGCAGGCGGTGCTGGTCTATGTCGCGGTCTATGTCGTGATGACGCTCGGCGCCTTCCTGTGCGTGCTGCGGATGCGCGACGCCGAAGGCCGTCCGGTCGAGAGCCTCGCCAGCCTGTCGGGCCTGTCGCAGACCCGGCCGCTGCTCGCGCTGGCGCTCGCCATGTTCATGTTCAGTCTCGCCGGCATCCCGCCGTTGTTCGGCTTCTGGCCCAAGCTGATGGTCTTCCAGGCCGCTGTTGCCGCCGGGCTCCAGTGGGTCGCGCTTGCCGCCGCCGCGCTGACCGTGGTCGGGGCTTACTACTATCTCAAGGTCATCAAGGTCATGTACTTCGATGCCCCGGCAGAGCGTTACGCCCCGGCGAAGAGCGGCCTTGAGAGCGGGCTCATCTTCGCCACCGCGCTGATCATCAGCCCGGTCGGTTACTTCCTGATCGGCCCGCTCACCGCCGCCGCCGCCAACGCCGCGAGCGTCTTCTGA